AAAATACGGGAGCACCGCCGTGCTCGCAGCCATGGACGCGACGCCGAGTAACAGCATAGGAATCTTGTTGCCGTAAGACAGGATCGAGACACTCCCCGATCCCAAGGACGCAGCCATGATCTGCCCGATCATCTCTGTGCTGCCGATCAAGGCTGCCCCCGCAAGCATTGGAGCATACTGATACCACACCGTCTTCAACGCTGGACTCACGCCGCTCCACCCGGGAAGAAGCCGGACCCCTACCCGAGCCACACCCCATCCGAGAAGCACAGCATGACATACCGCGCCGGCAACCACGCCGATGGCAAGTGCATGAATGTTCATAGAGTGCGTGAGTGCCAGAAGGGCAAGAATGGTCATACCTGCCATGATGGCAGGAGCGATTGCGGCAAGCGAAAATTGCTCGTGGGCGTTCAGTATCGCTCCCCAGGTGGTGGCGAGTCCGCTGAGAAGGAGACAGGGCAACAAGGTGTTGAATAACGACACCGTCAACGCAAATTTCTCTTCAGGAAATTCCAGAGCCACCAGACGAAGCACGAACGGACCCACGGCAAACAAGATCAGTGATGTCAGCGCTAAGAGAACGACACTACCGGTCAGTACACTCGCGTACAGGTCCGTAGCCGCTGCCATTCCTTCTTCTTTCCGTACCTGAATATAGGTAGGGATCAGCGCAGCATTGAGCGAGCCACCGACTAGATTGATCGCAAACGAGGGAATCACAAACGCCATGAGAAACGCGTCGAGTTCATCGCCGGCCCCAAATTGATAGGCCACCACTAAATCTTTTCCGGCAGAGGCAGTTTTTGCCAGGACGGTCAGGGCACCGACGGTCACCAACGCACTCAAGATCCGGCGATTGAT
The Candidatus Nitrospira nitrosa DNA segment above includes these coding regions:
- the murJ gene encoding murein biosynthesis integral membrane protein MurJ — its product is MQNVLQVGLQWWDTWKARSINRRILSALVTVGALTVLAKTASAGKDLVVAYQFGAGDELDAFLMAFVIPSFAINLVGGSLNAALIPTYIQVRKEEGMAAATDLYASVLTGSVVLLALTSLILFAVGPFVLRLVALEFPEEKFALTVSLFNTLLPCLLLSGLATTWGAILNAHEQFSLAAIAPAIMAGMTILALLALTHSMNIHALAIGVVAGAVCHAVLLGWGVARVGVRLLPGWSGVSPALKTVWYQYAPMLAGAALIGSTEMIGQIMAASLGSGSVSILSYGNKIPMLLLGVASMAASTAVLPYFSQMVAARQWVEIRQTLLTYARLIAAITIPLTTILVVFSEPIVQLLFQRGAFTAAHTHQAAWVQSLALLQIVPFTLGILAVRLLSSLKANHILMWSSAISLVLSIVLNYVFMQLLGVAGIALATSVMYLVSMCFLYVMVFQRLRLESAGVSPHLATSRP